Proteins encoded together in one Fimbriiglobus ruber window:
- a CDS encoding aminotransferase class IV translates to MPGSTSGAIAFHNGRFVPPHELALGFADAGFVSGAAVTDFCRTYRHELFRWPDHLARLRADCAAVRVPLPYSDTELTAAATQVAAHNARSLAPGDDLALVTFATPGPLAYMTGAAENGPPTIGMHTFPLPRERYRRFFTEGATLAVAGHAPTVGDGVPAGVKHRSRIHWWLADRAVADPTSRFHCPGAVPALVSPGGAADTPIGSVLVVAGDAVIRPIPGTALESVSVNVVRELCGPLGLTFRETGYDFARLCRPHDTGEEWPSTADVSEILLAGSGFGVAGVRRAVFGAAVRDYEWPGPVLRGLQAAWSELVGMDVERQWTGERGTSAP, encoded by the coding sequence ATGCCAGGCTCGACTTCCGGAGCGATCGCTTTCCACAACGGCCGCTTCGTACCACCGCACGAATTAGCACTGGGCTTCGCGGACGCGGGCTTCGTCTCGGGGGCCGCCGTGACGGACTTCTGCCGGACGTACCGGCACGAGCTGTTCCGGTGGCCGGACCACCTCGCCCGGCTGCGGGCCGACTGCGCGGCCGTCCGCGTCCCGCTCCCCTATTCGGATACCGAGCTGACGGCCGCCGCCACTCAGGTGGCCGCCCACAACGCCCGGTCCCTCGCCCCCGGCGACGACCTCGCGCTGGTCACGTTCGCGACCCCGGGTCCGCTCGCCTACATGACAGGTGCGGCGGAGAACGGGCCGCCCACGATCGGCATGCACACGTTCCCGCTGCCGCGGGAGCGGTACCGCCGGTTCTTCACCGAGGGCGCGACGCTCGCGGTCGCCGGGCACGCCCCGACCGTCGGTGACGGGGTGCCGGCCGGGGTCAAGCACCGGAGCCGGATTCACTGGTGGCTGGCCGACCGCGCGGTCGCCGACCCGACCAGTCGGTTTCATTGCCCCGGTGCGGTCCCCGCCCTCGTGAGCCCCGGAGGCGCGGCCGATACGCCGATCGGCAGCGTACTCGTCGTGGCGGGAGACGCCGTGATTCGCCCGATCCCGGGCACCGCACTGGAAAGCGTGAGCGTCAACGTCGTGCGCGAACTCTGTGGGCCACTCGGGTTGACGTTCCGCGAAACGGGATACGATTTCGCGCGGTTGTGCCGCCCGCACGACACCGGAGAAGAATGGCCGTCCACCGCGGACGTGTCGGAAATACTGCTCGCCGGTTCCGGGTTCGGGGTAGCAGGCGTTCGGCGTGCGGTATTCGGTGCCGCGGTCAGGGACTACGAATGGCCCGGCCCGGTTTTACGCGGGCTTCAAGCCGCGTGGTCGGAGTTGGTGGGAATGGACGTGGAACGGCAGTGGACGGGCGAGCGTGGAACATCCGCTCCTTGA